One region of Macadamia integrifolia cultivar HAES 741 chromosome 11, SCU_Mint_v3, whole genome shotgun sequence genomic DNA includes:
- the LOC122094411 gene encoding QWRF motif-containing protein 7-like — MPDIPPLRSNSGRKPVDRPNFPTRTRTISTKSGGEENRNPSSSKTTPIPSGIKKKPQEKTLIVNPVINLQRHRNSNPDVIKTVEKLKTKKTSSVSPSAWALSTGRTSSTIPVPKKLPDLTAKTKLKSPDLTDKTKPKSRSVRSVLNSFRQKKSSPIQEEAFHQLRIMHSRLLQWKFVNARTESTLAAKKNFAEEKILKVWSRNFHLRNSNAEKRLQIQQLKNEIKINRIFNPQIFILNQWENIEKKHSEAVGRIGRKLLALATALPLIDAAKADTESVQNAMLAAMGVMDSIEATITRFISQVGFV; from the exons ATGCCAGATATTCCACCTCTCAGATCCAACTCCGGCAGAAAACCCGTCGACCGGCCCAATTTCCCGACGAGAACTAGAACCATTAGCACCAAAAGTGGTGGTGAAGAGAACAGAAATCCATCGTCATCTAAAACTACTCCGATTCCTtcaggaataaaaaagaagccTCAAGAGAAGACCCTCATTGTTAATCCCGTCATAAATTTGCAGCGCCACCGGAATTCCAATCCCGACGTCATCAAAACCGTCGAGAAATTGAAAACGAAGAAGACGTCATCAGTTTCCCCCTCGGCTTGGGCATTGTCTACTGGTAGAACATCTTCCACCATTCCAGTGCCGAAAAAATTGCCGGATTTAACCGCTAAAACGAAGTTGAAATCGCCGGATTTAACCGATAAAACGAAGCCGAAATCGAGAAGTGTCCGCAGCGTTTTGAATTCTTTCCGGCAGAAGAAATCGTCACCGATCCAAGAGGAAGCGTTTCATCAGTTACGTATAATGCATTCGAGGTTATTGCAATGGAAATTTGTGAACGCTCGAACTGAATCCACTTTAGCTGCGAAGAAGAATTTTGCAGAG GAGAAAATATTAAAGGTTTGGTCAAGGAATTTTCATTTGAGGAATTCAAATGCAGAAAAGCGGCTTCAGATTCAACAACTCAAAAATGAGATTAAGATAAATAGAATTTTTAACCCtcaaattttcattcttaatcaATGGGAAAATATTGAGAAGAAACATTCAGAAGCAGTGGGAAGAATTGGGAGAAAATTATTGGCATTGGCAACCGCACTACCATTGATAGATGCTGCCAAG GCTGATACAGAATCAGTTCAAAATGCAATGTTGGCAGCCATGGGTGTCATGGATAGTATTGAAGCAACGATTACCAGATTCATCTCGCAGGTTGGATTTGTATGA